GAAGCTTAGAACTAAGAACTTCTGGAGAGTTTTACAATTGTGTTTTCCACTTTTTTACTTACCCTGGGCCTCCTCTTTGAAATGTTTCCCTAACTAACTCTAGGTGTTGGGGAGGTTTTTTGTTATGTCATTTTAGTTACTCaaaaacatttgatttttaaaaaacaatttaattttatgaTTGACCTCCTACCCCCCAAAAAAGGCATTTGATAGATTAAAAACTCTATCACATTTTACTAGCTTATTCCAGTTTTTTCCACAATCTAACAAAGAATTCCAGAAGTGTGTGCACGACTAAGTATGTACTTCAAAAATCAGAATATTCTAAGTACAGATTTATATGGAAAGCCTAGATCCCTCCTCTGAGATCAAAGCATATGTCTGAGCGTTTGGCTTACGTCTCCACTCGGGTGTTGCATCGGCATCTCAAACGTGATACGTGCGATATTAAATTGCTTCCCTCCTCAGCTCggtgttttcttttctcagtctACTTAGctgttttgatttcttcctttccctcatttGCCTCATCTGGTATGTACATGAGttgtatcatttcttttctcatttgggGAGATCCTCTCATGTTTAGCTCATAAAAATGTCCTATGTCTGTAGCCATCATTCTAGCCTAAGCTACCATTATCTCTTACTTAGGATAATTGCAAGTAGCCTCTCACTGCGATTTTTTTCTCTGCGCAGGAGCCCgagtaatattttgaaaacataagAACATGATGttcttgtattttaaaacttccagtgggggcgcctgggtggctcagtgggttaaggcgtctgtcttcggctcgggtcatgatcccagggtcctgggttcaagccccacatcgagctctctgctcaacagggagtctgcttccccctctctctctgcctgcctctctgcctacttgtgatctctctgtgtcaaataaataaataaaatcttggaaaagaagacgaagaaggaaaaaaaaaaactttcagtgtTTTGGAATAATGTTCCAACTCCTTCCTGTACTAAAAGGCCCCCTGCATGACCTGGTTTCCCGCCTCCCAAGCTTCACCCAAAATGCCTCACCTCCACCAGCCTCCTTTCAGCTCTTGAAGTGCACTCCCAAGTCTTCCCATCTTAATGCCTTCACACATGACCCCTCAGTCGGGAATGCTTGTCTCTTCTGCTCTTCTCGTGACTGACTTCTCATCCTTTAGGTCGTTCTTAAATAGACCTTCCTAAGAGAGGGTTTCTCTGATCAACTAAGGTATCCTTTATCACTGTCTTCTGCACCATTCCTTTGTAGCATTTGTCACAAACTCTACTCAAATCTTGTTCATTATCTTTCTCTCAGTAGACTAAAAGCTTCATGAGGGCAAGGactgtatgtatatattcacTGCTATATTCCCATCGCCAGtttcagtgcctggcatacagtaggcccttaatatttgttgaataaattagtGAGTTATCTTTAAGAGTTGATACTACTACTGTCAGCCAAGAATATTGGCTATTAAAGTGCTTCAGTACTAAACACTTGTGTGCTCTCGTGCATCCTCGCACGTATTTCTGATACGTAATGTGGTGTACATTGAAGGGCATACAGTTTCAGCTGTTGTGGATAAAGGTAAATTTTCTAGATgtctaaacaaaaagaaaacttaatcCAGTCACTGGTGTCCCCCATAGATATCCAGGGACCTCTTCTTTTTCAcccagcaacttttttttttttttaaacatatcctCCAGTGACATCTAGAGGGTGATTCTTTGAAAATAAGCATGTTCCAAATTCAAGAACTAccactgaacttaaaaaaaaatcattttaagatattcattcctgttattttttttttttaagattatttatttatttatttgagagagagacagtgagagagagcatgagcaagggagaaggtcagagagagaagcagactccccatggagctgggagcccgatgcgggactcgatcacggtcctgggatcatgacctgagccgaaggcagttgtccaaccaactgagccacccaggcgtccctcattccTGTTTTTAAGTGTGAAAGCATATCGTTGCTCAATTACTAATTTTTGGTGGGTGTCAGATATTTAATGAGTAAGAAGTAGGTGATGAAATTACAGTATGATAGAGACTTTTAGCTCTTTGATATTTCCTCATCCAAAGTTGGAGCAAGATTGTGATTAATACACAGATATTTCTTAATAACCCATTTCATACTTCTTGTCTACTTATTACAGGTTTtatatataagtgataccatatgagAAGTGAATGAACAGTTCTGATAAAGGACAGAAAAGTATTCAAAAGTTATACTGGCTGGTcactagaatatttaaaataatttaccataGACTTGTGAAAGTTGTGCAGCTGTTTTGCTTTAAATGTGCATTTCTCCCATAAAGAATAGAAAGTTAACATAGGAGCTCATTCTAAAAgaccattttggtttttttgtgacCAGTTTTCCAAAAAGGATTTACAGGAATTTCTGGTGGAGTTTATAGAACTGCTTCCTTATCACTTGCTCAGTTCTTCCCATTTTTGTCTCCACTTCCCTCTCTACTTACTTGGCActcatgaaacaaacaaaatgtataCTTGCACATACTGTAATTATATGGATTGTTAATTAGAACTGAGCTCTGCCCAATGGAATTACCAAAGGAAGTGACTTTCTTCGTCTGGTCAGTTTCTCTGTATCTACCAACCCCTGAGAAATGAGATAGTGAAAGAAGTTATGTTGAGAAGTCATATAGTCCAAACAGACTACACAAAGGACCATATAGTCCAAACAGACTAcacaaagaaaatgcaaagttTGCAGACAGAGGGTAAactaacttgctcaagatcataCAAATAGATACTAGTACTCGTTTGTTAACAGCTTTATTTAGATGCATTTTACACAGCATGAAGTGCAAcctgtttaaaatatataattcaatgCTCCTTAGTGTATTCAGAGTAAATATAATCTAGTTATTGTCATAATctaattttatagtattttcatcatcccaaaagcTTTAGCATCCCTTCCCATTCTCCCCTTTCCTGTCCCCTTTCCCCAGTCCTTGGTAACTACTAATTTACTTTCTGCCTCTATAGATTGGGCTAGTctggatatttcatttcattaaaatggGATCATATAATATATGGCCTTTTGTCTcaggcttatttcccttagcatagtgttttcaaggttcatccatgtggtgATATATAAACCAGAACTTCATTGCTTTTTATGGCCAAGTGATACAtattattttgtgtatccattcatcagttgattgACGTTGGAATTGTTtacactttttggctattatgaataatgcttccaTTCATATTTGTGTACCAGTTTTTGTGTGGACCTCTGTTTTCATTCCTCTGGGGTATATGCCTTACTGCTGGATATTATAATAattctgtttaacattttgaagaactgccaaactgtttccaaAGAGGTGGTTTAGTCTTCCCACCAGGAGTGTGTGAGGGTCCAATTTCTCTGAatgcctcaatttttaaaaatttatgcaaTTTGTTAAATTTCAGCTGTGAAAATTATGCTCACTTATGTAGAAACCTGGTAATTGATGTTTTTATACATATTCAAAgcttaattattttcataaagatAGGGTCTGGCACTCCAAAAATCTTTGTGGCAATTAATAATTCACTTAAACTCAAGCTAAGCCAAATAAACATCCTGGGAAGGAATCTGTTTCATTGCTATTCTTAGGCTGTCAAAGCCATCCAAGTTATTGTGTCTTCAAAGTATACCACTTTTATATTGTCTGGCAATTTATAAATGTCTTTTGTATACTGTATCTCTTTTAGTTCTTAATAGTCCTTGTGATACATGCTTGGTTAGTTATTGTCGGATCTCAATTTGGTTAAACCAGTTTCCCCCAGATCACCTGTCTACCAAAAAGATTTACGTTGAGTTTAAACCCAGACCCTGCACAAGCCTCAGTCTCTAATCCTATATACACTAAGTGCTTCATTTGGTTTATTTTACTAATTCAAATTAGAGAGGACTTGATTTACCTCACTATATCCTATATTTTCAGTTTGTTGACATTTTAGTTGCTTTCCAGTTATCTGCAGTAGGATCGATCGTATAAGAACCTAGTTATCAAAGagctgttttcaaataaaatgtgtaacTAGAAAATACATGAAACTCCTTAATTCGTGTTAACTGAGTTTGCACATTGtaagaaaattatattattcTGATACTGACATATTAGATGACTAGTCATATTTTGTTCTTCTCCCTGCCAGATTATGGAAAGAATTATGGATCTACCCACTTTACTGAGGCATGCATTCAGGGAAATGTTTTCAGTCGGGGGCCTTTTCTGGATGTTCCGCATCAGGATTATACTTTGTTTAATGGGAGCTTTTTTCTATCTTATATCACCTCTAGATTTTGTACCTGAAGCCTTGTTTGGAATTCTAGGCTTTCTAGATGatttctttgtcatctttctGTTGCTCATCTATATCTCTATTATGTATCGAGAAGTGataacacagagactaaacaggTGAAAAAATGTGAGTTTACTAATATTTCAGCCAGTGTGTGAAATTAGACAGAAGGGCCGATGGCAGTATACAGCATTTGACTATTATTGTACAAACTTAAAACCACTGTATGACAAACATTTGATTTCATTTGGCAAATGCCTAGCAAGATATGACTGGAATTTTTACATTACAGGTTCTAATATTAAGGTTAGAATTATAATTTACGATTATATCTTGATTCTGTGTTGTCTATAAAGCCTCTGGAAAAACTATAGAATTATATAAAAAGGGAtgattttatatgtttttctttttccaaaaattaGATTAATTGGATGTATAGTAAGatattgttttatagtttatCCAATTTATCCTTCTCAGTGTGTATCTATATGATAATATATTGCTATGAAATGCATCTAATTATTTTTGTTACAATAAAATGTTGTACAATATTGGGGGAAAGTCACTGTGTCTTTTAGTACTAGCTACGTTTTATGCACTTAACAGCAGTTAGGCTTTGTCATCCTGATAGAGTTCTTTGCTCTCAGCTAAAAGTGAAAGAATGAACTTGAAATTTATAATTTGATTTCATGTTCTGGTTTATAAGACACTTCTTAATCAATAGAAGTATTAACACACAAGATATTATCTGCAGTCAGCACACATGATTTTCTCagttctgaaatttaaataagaatttgatACTTTTATAGGAGTAATACATAAAAGTAACTtgtaaagggaaatttttttcagGAACTTCTGTGAAACTTCAAACACATAGAAGTTTGATGCATTTCTGAGGAAAGTGGCAATGAGCATCAAAGACCTTGGGAGGGGTATAGGAACACTGTTTAAATTTGACAAGAGAAATTACTGGTGAGCTATGTCCAACAGAATGGACAAGTTTGGTTTTCTCGTCAAAAAACTTTTGTAATACCATCCCTAGATGGCAGCATATAGCCCAAATTCCTCAGGTCTAACACAGAATGAGCAAATGTTGTCTGAGGCAATTCAGTAAGAAAgttatcttgcttttttttttttgatggctacaacCTAAGTACCTAATGCTCTCATCTGCAGTTTTTTGTTTCAgaagaatcaaaaccacaagtgGTATCAAATCCTAACTCCCTCAGCTGGCACTGCTCATCTGTGGAGTGGACAGTAGGGTCATCCATGCCAA
The DNA window shown above is from Neovison vison isolate M4711 chromosome 11, ASM_NN_V1, whole genome shotgun sequence and carries:
- the RNF170 gene encoding E3 ubiquitin-protein ligase RNF170 isoform X2, whose amino-acid sequence is MYCPICLHQASFPVETNCGHLFCGTCIIAYWRYGSWLGAISCPICRQTVTLLLTVFGENDQSQEVVSLRQDINDYNRRFSGQPRSIMERIMDLPTLLRHAFREMFSVGGLFWMFRIRIILCLMGAFFYLISPLDFVPEALFGILGFLDDFFVIFLLLIYISIMYREVITQRLNR